DNA from Spartobacteria bacterium:
GGCGAAAAAAGACTAGTCCCCGCACGACCAAAAGCGGGCAGATAAAAAGTTCCAGTCATTGGAACTTTTTTTCATAACTTATTCCAATGGTTGGAACAATAAATATAAAATGTTCCAATCATTGGAACTTTTTATTTCCGTTCATTCTGCCGCATTTTTTTTGCGAATCAAGAAAAAAGTTATATATAGGATGGAGATATAACTACATCAGTAGAAGTACAGCAGTGCAACGGAGCTGATGATTATTCTTGCGTGGCAGCAGGAAATGATGGCTATATAGGAATTGATGTTTTGCATGTCTGGGAGTTCATTCACGGGAGTTGTCGTATGAAGATGGTGTTTTCTATAAAAACAAAGCTGATTGTATTGGGGACCATAGGCGTTTTGTTGTTATCGGCGGGAATGCTGGTCTCTACGCTTGTATCGCAGAAGCGTTTAGTACACCAAACCGACGCATCAATGCGGGCGGATATGATTAGTAATACGAAGCGCATTGCGGAGGGCGTTCACAATATGGTCGCGACCCAGGATCAGCTGTTGCAGATTAAGCTGAAGGATGATTTGAGTCTGGCGCGGCTGGTGGTCGAGCATGCCGGTGCCGCCCATTATGGTGATGAAATGGTGACTTGGAATGCGATTGACCAGTTTACTAAGGAGGCGCATCATGTTGAACTTCCTGAATTTATGTTTGGTGACGTCGGGCTGGGGCAGGTAAGCAATCCGGATGAACCGTCTGTGCTCGTGGATGATGTGAGCCGGATGGTTACGGCATCATGCACTGTTTTTCAACGAATGAATGAGGCGGGGGATATGCTGCGCGTGGCAACGACCATAAAGACATTGAATGGTTCGCGGGCTGTCGGGACGTATATTCCTGCTGTAAATGCGGATTCGTCGCGAAACGAGGTTGTTGAGACGCTGCTTGCAGGGGATACGTATTATGGTCGTGCGTATGTTGTGAATGACTGGTATGCGACGGCATATGAGCCGATTAAAAATGAGAACGGGGCCGTTATCGGTGCCTTGTTTGTTGGTGTGCCTCTTGAATCTGTAAAGGCGATGCGTCAGAAGATTATGGATATAAGCGTGGGTTCTTCCGGATATGTGTACATCCTTGGTGCCACGGGTTCGCAAAAGGGTGTGTATGTATTGTCCAAGGATGGTGCACGCGATGGCGAAAATATTCTCAATGCGAAGGATGCCGACGGGAAATTGTTTATCCAGAGTGTGCTTTCCAATGCGGTGTCGACGGTGGATGGAGAGTGTGCTGTTGATTATTACTCTTGGCAGAATCCCGGCGATCCCTCGCCTCGTAAGAAGTTTGTTGCTGTGACTTATTATGAGCCATGGGACTGGGTTATTGGTGCGGGCACCTATGAAGATGAATTTCTTGAGTCGGTTGATGCTATTGAACGGCAATTTCATGATTCGCTGGTTTTTCAGCTAACGGCCATGGCAGCCATTGTTGTGGTGATGCTGTTTGTGGCGGTGGTTATTGCCCGCAGGATTTCCCGTGCTATTATCAGAACGACGCAGTCATTGAAGGATATGGCTGAAGGGGAAGGGGATTTGACTAAGCGGCTGCCCATTGAAAGCAGCGATGAAATCGGAGATATGTCGCATTGGTTTAATGTTTTTGTGGAACGTATCCAGTTTATTATTAAAGATATGGGAGGAAATGCCCAGACATTGTCCACCTCGTCGACGGAATTGACTGCGGTGGCATCGCAATTGGCATTTTCGGTGAATAATATGTCGGATAAAGCGAATACGGTTTCGGCCGCAGCAGAGGAATCCAGCGTCAATACGACGTCCGTCGCCGCGGGTATGGAGCAGGCAGCAATGAATTTGGCCACGGTGGCCGGTGCTACGGAGGAAATGAGTTCTACGGTGGTGGATATTGCGAGCAATGCAGAGCGGGCCCGTTCCATCAGTGACGACGCGATGCGTCAGTCCGACAGCGTTTCAAGTATGATTCATGAATTGGAATCGGCGGCTCAGGATATCGGGAAAGTGACCGAAACC
Protein-coding regions in this window:
- a CDS encoding methyl-accepting chemotaxis protein, giving the protein MKMVFSIKTKLIVLGTIGVLLLSAGMLVSTLVSQKRLVHQTDASMRADMISNTKRIAEGVHNMVATQDQLLQIKLKDDLSLARLVVEHAGAAHYGDEMVTWNAIDQFTKEAHHVELPEFMFGDVGLGQVSNPDEPSVLVDDVSRMVTASCTVFQRMNEAGDMLRVATTIKTLNGSRAVGTYIPAVNADSSRNEVVETLLAGDTYYGRAYVVNDWYATAYEPIKNENGAVIGALFVGVPLESVKAMRQKIMDISVGSSGYVYILGATGSQKGVYVLSKDGARDGENILNAKDADGKLFIQSVLSNAVSTVDGECAVDYYSWQNPGDPSPRKKFVAVTYYEPWDWVIGAGTYEDEFLESVDAIERQFHDSLVFQLTAMAAIVVVMLFVAVVIARRISRAIIRTTQSLKDMAEGEGDLTKRLPIESSDEIGDMSHWFNVFVERIQFIIKDMGGNAQTLSTSSTELTAVASQLAFSVNNMSDKANTVSAAAEESSVNTTSVAAGMEQAAMNLATVAGATEEMSSTVVDIASNAERARSISDDAMRQSDSVSSMIHELESAAQDIGKVTETITDISAQTNLLALNATIEAARAGAAGKGFAVVAGEIKELARQTAMATDDIRGKIEGIQRSTSGATLDIKRITEVIRNVGEIVANIAAAIEEQAVTTKDVALNIAQASDGVNDANERIAQTSSAAAVIAGDIAEINATIQEVRSGGDQVQVSSSELSRLAEALSEMVSRFKV